The Brachybacterium huguangmaarense genome contains a region encoding:
- a CDS encoding rhodanese-like domain-containing protein has translation MNVDAVDPADLPEGAQLIDVREQDEWEAGHAPTAQHLPASELIARLGELPEDGDLYLICRSGGRSVQAAMWLNQNGYDAINVRGGMDQWFESGLPMVSDGEGEPYVL, from the coding sequence ATGAACGTGGACGCCGTGGACCCCGCCGATCTGCCCGAGGGCGCTCAGCTCATCGATGTGCGCGAGCAGGACGAATGGGAGGCGGGGCATGCTCCCACCGCTCAGCATCTGCCGGCCAGCGAGCTCATCGCCCGCCTCGGCGAGCTGCCCGAGGACGGCGATCTGTACCTGATCTGCCGCAGCGGCGGCCGCAGCGTGCAGGCGGCCATGTGGCTCAACCAGAACGGCTACGACGCGATCAACGTGCGCGGCGGCATGGACCAGTGGTTCGAGTCAGGTCTGCCGATGGTCTCCGACGGCGAGGGCGAGCCGTACGTGCTGTGA
- the pstB gene encoding phosphate ABC transporter ATP-binding protein PstB produces the protein MPQPITVEDLNIYYGDFLAVQDVDMVIEPRTVTALIGPSGCGKSTFLRTLNRMHEVIPGAYAKGTVEIDGQNIYAPGVDPVNVRRRVGMVFQKANPFPTMSIRDNVLAGVKLNNRRISKSAADELVERSLQGANLWNEVKDRLDRPGMGLSGGQQQRLCIARTIAVRPEVVLMDEPCSALDPISTLAIEDLIHEMKEEFTIVIVTHNMQQASRVSDRTGFFNIAGTGKPGRLIELDETERMFTNPAEKQTEDYISGRFG, from the coding sequence ATGCCCCAGCCGATCACCGTCGAGGACCTGAACATCTACTACGGCGACTTCCTCGCCGTGCAGGACGTCGACATGGTCATCGAGCCCCGCACCGTCACGGCCCTCATCGGCCCCTCCGGCTGCGGCAAGTCCACCTTCCTGCGCACCCTCAACCGCATGCACGAGGTGATCCCCGGTGCGTACGCGAAGGGCACGGTCGAGATCGACGGCCAGAACATCTACGCCCCGGGGGTCGACCCCGTCAACGTGCGGCGCCGCGTGGGCATGGTCTTCCAGAAGGCCAACCCGTTCCCGACCATGTCGATCCGCGACAACGTGCTCGCGGGCGTCAAGCTCAACAACCGGCGCATCTCCAAGTCCGCGGCCGACGAGCTCGTCGAGCGCTCGCTGCAGGGCGCGAACCTCTGGAACGAGGTCAAGGACCGCCTCGACCGCCCTGGCATGGGGCTCTCGGGAGGCCAGCAGCAGCGCCTGTGCATCGCCCGCACGATCGCGGTGCGCCCCGAGGTGGTGCTCATGGACGAGCCCTGCTCGGCGCTCGACCCGATCTCCACCCTCGCGATCGAGGACCTCATCCACGAGATGAAGGAGGAGTTCACGATCGTCATCGTCACCCACAACATGCAGCAGGCCTCGCGCGTCTCCGACCGCACCGGGTTCTTCAACATCGCCGGGACCGGCAAGCCCGGCCGGCTCATCGAGCTCGACGAGACCGAGCGCATGTTCACCAACCCGGCCGAGAAGCAGACCGAGGACTACATCTCCGGTCGCTTCGGCTGA
- a CDS encoding FtsX-like permease family protein, producing MIPLLLRRRGSVSEALAVIAFTASSAILATVVGGVVAFAHRAHLLPGDTPLPDGAGLSDEQQLAASLVVCAVVAGALLVPSAVSLGASAAKLSLVRRARSLATIRLVGGTTGQVGSIAVLDVAVQALVGAVLGIGVHLAVTPVLTRLDFGMTPFTASELMLPVWAYPVLVLVLVALAAASGAISLVGVAISPLGVARESRTVRVSLLRGGLWVLMLVAFVVVSRMSFHDTGVAMAVIAVFMMIVVAGVDVVGPLVVWLAAKAVGATAPWPSWLVGARRLAADPKSGWRTVSGITFGLVVAGMLTLLAVVGDSSGDADQFASALMTGGYLTLGIATVLAAVSTGVTQAARVIDQADTYRAQHIGGATVAQLHRARAAEVVLPVALSSIVATTSALVLLSPVLGSMSTSVIPVVLYVAAAICAYALVGVAVAASAPLVRRAALSAR from the coding sequence ATGATCCCGCTCCTGCTGCGGCGCCGGGGCTCGGTCTCCGAGGCGCTCGCCGTCATCGCCTTCACCGCGTCCTCGGCGATCCTCGCGACCGTCGTGGGCGGCGTCGTCGCCTTCGCCCACCGCGCGCACCTGCTGCCCGGCGACACGCCCCTGCCCGACGGGGCGGGGCTGTCCGACGAGCAGCAGCTCGCCGCCTCGCTCGTCGTGTGCGCCGTCGTCGCCGGGGCCCTGCTGGTCCCGAGCGCCGTGAGCCTCGGAGCCTCCGCCGCGAAGCTCTCGCTCGTGCGCCGCGCCAGGTCGCTCGCGACCATCCGCCTCGTGGGCGGGACCACCGGCCAGGTCGGCTCGATCGCCGTGCTCGACGTGGCCGTGCAGGCGCTCGTGGGCGCCGTGCTCGGCATCGGCGTGCACCTCGCCGTGACCCCGGTGCTCACCCGCCTCGACTTCGGCATGACGCCCTTCACGGCCTCCGAGCTGATGCTGCCGGTGTGGGCCTATCCGGTGCTCGTCCTCGTGCTCGTCGCGCTCGCCGCGGCCTCCGGGGCGATCTCCCTCGTGGGCGTCGCGATCTCGCCGCTCGGCGTGGCACGCGAGTCGCGCACGGTGCGGGTGTCGCTGCTGCGCGGCGGCCTGTGGGTGCTCATGCTCGTCGCTTTCGTCGTGGTCAGCCGCATGTCCTTCCATGACACGGGCGTCGCGATGGCCGTGATCGCGGTGTTCATGATGATCGTCGTCGCAGGGGTCGACGTGGTCGGTCCGCTCGTCGTGTGGCTCGCGGCCAAGGCCGTGGGCGCCACCGCGCCCTGGCCGAGCTGGCTGGTGGGGGCCCGGCGCCTCGCCGCCGACCCCAAGTCCGGCTGGAGGACCGTCTCGGGCATCACCTTCGGTCTCGTCGTGGCCGGCATGCTGACGCTGCTCGCGGTGGTCGGCGACTCGAGCGGCGACGCCGACCAGTTCGCGTCCGCCCTCATGACCGGAGGCTACCTGACCCTCGGGATCGCGACCGTGCTCGCCGCCGTGAGCACGGGCGTCACCCAGGCCGCCCGCGTGATCGACCAGGCCGACACCTACCGCGCCCAGCACATCGGCGGGGCCACGGTCGCCCAGCTGCACCGTGCCCGCGCGGCCGAGGTGGTGCTGCCCGTCGCGCTCAGCTCGATCGTCGCGACCACCTCGGCGCTCGTGCTGCTCTCGCCCGTGCTGGGATCGATGTCCACGAGCGTGATCCCCGTCGTGCTGTACGTCGCGGCCGCGATCTGCGCCTATGCCCTCGTGGGCGTCGCGGTGGCCGCGAGCGCGCCGCTCGTGCGCCGGGCGGCCCTGTCCGCGCGCTGA
- a CDS encoding GNAT family N-acetyltransferase codes for MHTPSTVALRATSPTDLATLRTLVDDPAFAGWGGEGPLSDDDLRTKYLGARLPDVECFLVLRGDAPEDLDPVGLALLHVADEGEGGGLDLILLPRARGAGAGRTVVEALVERAQAVHGWARLTVDPDVGNPAGIRFWEAVGFVRLRRVEDAPGREPYLLMERRIA; via the coding sequence ATGCACACCCCGAGCACCGTCGCGCTGCGGGCCACCTCCCCGACCGATCTCGCGACCCTCCGCACCCTCGTCGACGATCCCGCGTTCGCCGGCTGGGGAGGCGAGGGACCGCTCTCCGACGATGACCTCCGCACCAAGTACCTCGGCGCGCGGCTGCCCGATGTCGAGTGCTTCCTGGTGCTCCGGGGGGACGCGCCGGAGGATCTCGATCCGGTCGGGCTCGCCCTGCTGCACGTCGCCGACGAGGGCGAGGGCGGCGGCCTGGACCTGATCCTCCTGCCCCGAGCGCGCGGTGCCGGAGCAGGCAGGACGGTCGTCGAGGCGCTCGTGGAGCGGGCGCAGGCCGTGCACGGGTGGGCACGGCTCACGGTCGACCCGGACGTCGGCAACCCGGCCGGGATCCGCTTCTGGGAGGCCGTCGGCTTCGTCCGTCTGCGACGCGTGGAGGACGCGCCGGGCCGCGAGCCGTACCTCCTCATGGAGCGCAGGATCGCCTGA
- a CDS encoding ABC transporter ATP-binding protein — MTTYAAPHPDAALPPTTGPAPILRGRALTAVYGDRTQRTVALDGVDVAVCPAESLAIMGPSGSGKTTLLHVLAGILRPAAGSVDYNGTDLASLPDRARTRLRRSDFGFVFQDGQLLSELTALENVILPRLLGGASRRSATAEARGWLDRLGLAGMHDRRPGQLSGGQAQRVAVARALAGRPGVVFADEPTGALDQTTGHAVMDLLVGTCHEAGASLVVVTHDMGVASACERTLAMQDGRIASEFRRDGREARA; from the coding sequence ATGACCACATATGCCGCCCCTCATCCCGACGCCGCCCTGCCGCCCACGACGGGCCCGGCCCCCATCCTGCGCGGGCGCGCGCTCACGGCCGTCTACGGCGACCGCACCCAGCGCACCGTCGCGCTCGACGGCGTCGACGTCGCCGTGTGCCCCGCCGAGTCGCTCGCCATCATGGGCCCCTCCGGCTCCGGCAAGACGACCCTCCTGCACGTGCTCGCCGGGATCCTGCGTCCCGCCGCGGGCAGCGTCGACTACAACGGGACCGACCTCGCGTCCCTGCCGGACCGCGCCCGCACCCGTCTGCGGCGCAGCGACTTCGGCTTCGTGTTCCAGGACGGCCAGCTGCTCTCGGAGCTCACGGCCCTCGAGAACGTGATCCTGCCGCGCCTGCTCGGCGGCGCGTCGCGTCGCTCGGCGACCGCCGAGGCCCGCGGATGGCTCGACCGGCTCGGGCTCGCGGGGATGCACGACCGCCGACCCGGCCAGCTGTCCGGCGGCCAGGCGCAGCGCGTGGCCGTGGCGCGCGCCCTCGCGGGGCGCCCCGGCGTCGTCTTCGCCGACGAGCCGACCGGGGCCCTCGACCAGACCACCGGTCACGCGGTGATGGACCTGCTCGTGGGGACCTGTCACGAGGCGGGGGCGAGCCTCGTGGTCGTCACGCACGACATGGGCGTCGCCTCCGCGTGCGAGCGCACGCTCGCGATGCAGGACGGCCGGATCGCGAGCGAGTTCCGTCGCGACGGGCGGGAGGCGCGCGCATGA
- a CDS encoding CPBP family intramembrane glutamic endopeptidase has product MLPAAPPSVPPIESPRARTLVRAEIVIVLALSLGQSAVYAILALADALSRGPLRHQTTSLNTSQSPRPWFDFAYQLVGIAVTLTPAALAVLLLAMSGLAAWETLGLARARGGRRRLVRDLGWGALLAASIGIPGLAIYYAGRAIGATVEVVPAALGEYWWTVPVLILQAIKNAVIEEVIAVGYLTVRLEQLGWGPRRIVAVSALLRGSYHLYQGIGPGIANALMGVVFAEFFRRTRRTMPLIVAHTLLDVVAFVGYALLKNVIGL; this is encoded by the coding sequence GTGCTGCCCGCCGCCCCGCCGTCCGTCCCGCCGATCGAGAGCCCTCGCGCCCGCACGCTCGTGCGGGCCGAGATCGTGATCGTGCTCGCTCTCTCGCTCGGCCAGTCGGCCGTCTACGCGATCCTCGCGCTCGCGGACGCGCTGAGCCGGGGACCGCTGCGCCACCAGACCACGTCGCTCAACACGTCCCAGTCGCCGCGGCCCTGGTTCGACTTCGCCTACCAGCTCGTCGGGATCGCCGTGACCCTCACGCCGGCGGCCCTGGCCGTGCTGCTCCTGGCGATGAGCGGGCTCGCCGCGTGGGAGACGCTGGGTCTCGCACGAGCGCGCGGCGGGCGACGTCGCCTCGTGCGCGACCTGGGCTGGGGCGCGCTGCTCGCCGCCTCGATCGGGATCCCCGGCCTCGCGATCTACTACGCCGGGCGGGCGATCGGCGCGACCGTCGAGGTCGTGCCCGCCGCGCTCGGCGAGTACTGGTGGACGGTCCCGGTGCTGATCCTCCAGGCGATCAAGAACGCCGTGATCGAGGAGGTGATCGCGGTCGGCTATCTGACCGTGCGCCTCGAGCAGCTGGGCTGGGGGCCTCGACGCATCGTGGCCGTCTCCGCCCTCCTGCGCGGCAGCTACCACCTCTACCAGGGCATCGGCCCGGGCATCGCCAACGCCCTGATGGGCGTCGTCTTCGCGGAGTTCTTCCGGCGCACCCGCCGGACGATGCCGCTCATCGTCGCCCACACGCTGCTCGACGTGGTCGCGTTCGTCGGCTACGCCCTGCTCAAGAACGTCATCGGGCTGTGA